Proteins encoded together in one Telopea speciosissima isolate NSW1024214 ecotype Mountain lineage chromosome 6, Tspe_v1, whole genome shotgun sequence window:
- the LOC122665231 gene encoding 4-coumarate--CoA ligase 2-like — translation MISIASPETQPPQISSQSSACKENHPSNQETFIFRSKLPNIPISDHLALHKYCFETVSEFSERPCLISGSNGRIYTFAEAHLICQKSAVGLSNLGIKKGDVIMIFLQNSPEFVFSFMGASMIGAITTTANPFYTQAEIFKQFRASGTKLIITQSQYVEKLRDTTGEFPKMGQDFKVVTVDYPPENCLHFSVISESDEKDLVMVSIDPDDPVALPFSSGTTGFPKGVILTHKNLISSVAQQVDGENPNLYLKSDDIVLCVLPLFHIYSLNSVLLCSLRAGAGVLLMQKFEIGTLLELIQKYRVSVAPVVPPLVLALAKNQMVENFDLSSIRIVLSGAAPLGKELQEALHRRVPQAVLGQGYGMTEAGPVLSMCLGFAKQPIPTKFGSCGTVVRNAELKVIDPETGLSLRHNQPGEICIRGPQIMEGYLNDPDATATTIDIEGWLHTGDIGYVDNDEEVFIVDRVKELIKFKGFQVPPAELEALLVSHPSISDAAVVPQKDDVAGEVPVAFVVRSNGFELTEEAVKEFIAKQVVFYKKLHKVYFIHAIPKSPSGKILRKDLRAKLASSDT, via the exons ATGATTTCTATCGCCTCTCCTGAAACGCAGCCACCACAGATCTCTTCCCAGTCCTCAGCATGTAAAGAGAATCATCCATCAAACCAAGAAACCTTCATTTTCCGATCAAAACTCCCAAACATTCCCATCTCAGACCACCTCGCTCTCCACAAATACTGCTTCGAAACCGTCTCAGAATTTTCAGAGCGACCCTGCTTAATTTCTGGTTCCAATGGCAGAATATACACATTTGCAGAAGCCCATCTTATCTGCCAAAAATCCGCAGTTGGGTTATCAAATCTTGGGATCAAGAAAGGGGATGTAATCATGATTTTCCTTCAAAACTCCCCTGAATTCGTCTTCTCCTTCATGGGGGCTTCCATGATTGGAGCCATAACCACAACAGCCAATCCCTTCTACACCCAAGCAGAGATTTTCAAGCAATTCAGAGCCTCTGGAACAAAACTGATCATTACACAATCACAATACGTTGAGAAGCTTCGCGATACCACCGGTGAATTTCCAAAAATGGGACAAGATTTCAAGGTTGTCACCGTCGATTATCCACCGGAAAACTGTCTCCATTTTTCGGTGATCTCAGAATCAGATGAGAAGGATTTAGTAATGGTTTCGATTGATCCGGATGACCCGGTTGCACTTCCATTCTCTTCGGGAACAACTGGGTTTCCTAAAGGTGTCATCTTGACACATAAAAACTTGATTTCAAGTGTAGCCCAACAAGTCGATGGAGAAAATCCGAATCTGTACTTGAAATCAGACGACATTGTTCTCTGTGTTCTTCCCCTGTTTCACATCTACTCTTTGAACTCTGTTCTGCTCTGCTCTCTCAGAGCCGGTGCCGGAGTTCTATTGATGCAGAAGTTTGAGATTGGAACtttgttagagttgatacagAAGTACCGTGTTTCGGTGGCCCCGGTTGTTCCACCGTTGGTTTTGGCGTTAGCAAAGAATCAGATGGTTGAGAATTTTGATCTTAGCTCGATTCGGATCGTGCTGTCTGGGGCAGCACCACTTGGGAAGGAGCTTCAGGAGGCACTACATAGAAGAGTACCTCAGGCCGTGTTAGGACAG GGTTATGGGATGACAGAGGCTGGGCCGGTTCTATCAATGTGCCTGGGGTTCGCAAAGCAGCCCATCCCAACCAAGTTCGGTTCGTGTGGTACCGTGGTGAGGAATGCAGAGCTCAAGGTCATCGACCCTGAGACTGGTTTATCCCTCCGCCACAATCAACCTGGCGAGATATGCATTCGAGGACCTCAGATTATGGAAG GGTACCTGAATGACCCTGATGCCACAGCAACGACGATAGACATAGAGGGTTGGCTTCACACAGGTGACATAGGTTATGTAGACAACGATGAAGAGGTCTTCATTGTTGATAGAGTGAAGGAGCTCATTAAGTTCAAAGGCTTCCAGGTTCCACCGGCTGAGCTTGAGGCCCTCCTTGTGAGCCACCCATCCATTTCTGATGCTGCCGTCGTCCC ACAAAAAGACGATGTTGCCGGAGAAGTTCCTGTTGCATTCGTTGTCCGATCGAATGGCTTTGAGCTCACTGAAGAGGCTGTGAAGGAATTTATAGCAAAACAA GTGGTGTTCTATAAGAAATTGCATAAGGTCTACTTCATCCATGCCATTCCAAAATCACCATCTGGAAAGATTTTGAGAAAGGATCTTAGAGCCAAACTTGCCTCATCGGACACCTAG